In the Corythoichthys intestinalis isolate RoL2023-P3 chromosome 12, ASM3026506v1, whole genome shotgun sequence genome, one interval contains:
- the LOC130927311 gene encoding uncharacterized protein LOC130927311 yields MAHFRGQIRGPHWGAKRDNVLIDFWKKHECLFNSSLESFYDRDMKTKLWSECAVLLGKSVSDVVRRSRSLRTQYGRVLWHPERVNTFQQRMLREKLDFLRPYIVRRRGDSYPEDKSDDHEDDEGEIETEGSNDHETGTSTFGSPLDDDEAGQDPNEEFPSEASTSIISSYCPNTQPHLADATSFSFEPDTDQGLPDVSDQLSAANIPSHDVLNQFVNVMLSDMCQIRDNMVLIRLRRDITDLVCKAVEEDTQRRIPLPIAQQGENMQLPSSSKPQMFSQRILKRKNRGPVKHMRRSSRNQAGQTLEEMNGNVPYAIIQASDIKLEMDPHRVKAEDETLGVL; encoded by the exons ATGGCACATTTTCGTGGTCAAATTCGGGGACCACACTGGGGTGCTAAGAGGGATAACGTATTAATAGATTTCTGGAAAAAACATGAATGTTTGTTTAATTCGTCGCTGGAGTCTTTCTACGACAGGGATATGAAGACAAAGCTGTGGTCTGAGTGCGCCGTGTTGCTCGGGAAATCTG tcaGCGATGTTGTGAGAAGATCAAGGTCTCTGCGGACTCAGTACGGGAGGGTGTTATGGCACCCAGAGAGGGTCAACACTTTTCAGCAAAGGATGCTGAGAGAGAAACTGGACTTTCTGAGACCTTACATTGTTCGCAGACGAGGCGATTCCTATCCG GAAGATAAGTCTGATGATCACGAAGACGATGAGGGAGAGATTGAAACTGAGGGGAGTAATGATCATGAGACAGGTACAAGTACATTTGGAAGCCCTTTGGATGATGATGAGGCTGGACAAGACCCAAATGAGGAATTTCCATCTGAGGCATCAACCTCAATCATTTCATCCTACTGCCCAAATACGCAGCCTCATCTTGCAGACGCCACATCCTTCAGTTTTGAACCTGACACTGACCAAGGCTTACCTGATGTTTCTGATCAATTATCAGCAGCAAATATACCAAGCCACGATGTACTTAACCAGTTTGTAAATGTCATGTTGTCAGATATGTGTCAGATTAGAGACAATATGGTGCTTATCCGACTTCGCCGAGATATCACTGACTTGGTGTGCAAAGCTGTGGAAGAGGACACACAGAGACGTATTCCACTGCCCATTGCACAGCAAGGAGAGAATATGCAACTGCCAAGCTCCTCAAAGCCTCAAATGTTCTCACAGAGGATTTTAAAGAGAAAGAACAGGGGACCTGTAAAGCACATGAGAAGGAGTTCCAGGAACCAAGCTGGTCAGACACTTGAGGAGATGAATGGGAATGTTCCTTATGCTATTATTCAGGCTTCTGATATCAAATTAGAAATGGATCCACACAGGGTTAAGGCAGAAGATGAGACACTTGGTGTCCTATGA